A region from the Pseudomonas cucumis genome encodes:
- a CDS encoding LysR substrate-binding domain-containing protein, with translation MNPRRLTPSMSLLVAFEAASRHCSFTKAAEELALTQSAVSRQVQTLEAQLEIQLFRREGRKIELTAAGALYQHELTAALGRIRSATLQTISYKNDGGPLNLAVLPTLGSKWLLPRMHEFYAKHPAILVHIHSRIIREDIQSSTQDMNAIICAGSGEWPGYISHKLLTEKLVVVASPAALPEYRSMSPANVAEHALLNVVSRPSAWSDWFDRHNIDHTNMRSGPSFEFTAHLIQAVSAGIGIGLVPEILVQDELKSGDLVALFEPMDSDRSYYLVYATRYQHLPSLNAFSTWLLSLPFPDK, from the coding sequence ATGAATCCTAGAAGACTGACCCCCTCGATGTCGCTGTTGGTTGCCTTTGAGGCGGCCTCGCGCCATTGCAGCTTCACCAAAGCCGCAGAAGAACTGGCATTGACCCAGAGTGCGGTCAGCCGGCAGGTACAAACCCTGGAGGCGCAACTTGAAATCCAGCTCTTCAGGCGTGAAGGCCGAAAGATTGAACTGACGGCTGCCGGGGCACTTTATCAACACGAGTTGACGGCAGCGTTGGGACGCATTCGAAGCGCAACATTGCAGACCATTTCGTACAAGAACGACGGTGGCCCCTTGAACCTGGCGGTACTGCCGACACTGGGTTCGAAATGGCTGCTGCCACGGATGCATGAGTTCTATGCAAAACATCCCGCAATATTGGTTCACATACACTCGAGGATCATCCGCGAGGACATTCAATCTTCAACCCAAGACATGAACGCAATCATCTGCGCGGGCTCCGGGGAGTGGCCGGGCTACATTTCGCATAAGTTGCTCACGGAAAAACTGGTGGTGGTTGCCAGCCCCGCCGCACTGCCCGAGTACCGCTCGATGTCACCGGCGAACGTTGCCGAGCATGCCCTGTTGAACGTCGTATCCAGGCCAAGTGCCTGGTCTGACTGGTTTGATCGCCATAATATCGATCACACCAACATGAGATCCGGCCCGAGCTTCGAGTTCACCGCCCACCTCATTCAAGCGGTGTCGGCGGGCATCGGGATTGGCTTGGTTCCGGAAATTCTGGTGCAGGACGAACTCAAGAGCGGCGACCTCGTTGCATTGTTCGAGCCGATGGACAGCGACCGCAGCTACTACCTGGTCTATGCGACCCGCTACCAGCACCTACCCTCCCTGAATGCCTTCAGCACCTGGCTTCTATCACTTCCGTTTCCAGACAAATGA
- a CDS encoding IclR family transcriptional regulator, whose protein sequence is MDTLRESEQLPGQETDSKGSSLERMLRVLDLFTEESPIWAVDDMGGALGFTRSTIYRYVRELAEANLLFQVGAGHYALGARIITWDRQLRLSDPLVRAAQSLEPSLPRWSEQQIWLICRLFKDQVVCIHQYGELFSEVSYSRGSPRPLFLGATSKAILANMSSRQHSQLFLENPDEVRASNLGHTWEQFRRSLQHLRRQGYVASAGEVDAGVYGLAAPIFDTDGKVVGSISCVRPIQERDSTREEQQGRQIVALAQNLSQLMTALANRPKPLD, encoded by the coding sequence ATGGACACACTACGCGAATCGGAACAACTGCCGGGGCAAGAGACCGACAGTAAAGGTTCGAGCCTGGAGCGCATGCTGCGGGTACTCGATCTGTTTACCGAAGAGAGTCCGATCTGGGCTGTCGATGACATGGGCGGTGCACTGGGTTTCACCCGTTCGACCATTTATCGCTATGTGCGCGAACTGGCCGAGGCCAATCTGTTGTTCCAGGTCGGGGCCGGACATTACGCGCTGGGGGCGAGGATCATTACCTGGGATCGTCAGTTGCGACTGAGCGACCCCCTGGTGCGCGCCGCGCAATCATTGGAGCCCAGCCTCCCACGCTGGAGCGAGCAGCAGATCTGGCTGATCTGCCGCCTGTTCAAGGACCAGGTGGTCTGCATTCATCAATACGGCGAGTTGTTCAGCGAGGTCAGCTACTCACGCGGCTCCCCGAGGCCGTTGTTCCTGGGGGCAACTTCCAAGGCCATCCTCGCCAACATGAGCTCGCGTCAACACAGCCAGCTCTTCCTGGAGAACCCCGATGAGGTGCGCGCCAGCAACCTTGGCCATACCTGGGAACAGTTCCGTCGCTCGCTGCAGCACCTGCGTCGTCAGGGCTATGTGGCCAGCGCCGGCGAAGTCGACGCGGGGGTCTATGGCCTCGCCGCGCCGATCTTCGATACCGATGGCAAAGTCGTTGGCAGCATCAGTTGCGTTCGCCCGATTCAGGAACGCGACAGCACTCGGGAAGAGCAACAAGGACGGCAGATCGTTGCCCTGGCGCAAAACCTGTCGCAGCTCATGACTGCACTCGCCAACCGCCCCAAGCCATTGGACTGA
- a CDS encoding Ldh family oxidoreductase, which yields MIRLTLIEARELAESILLHNGFNLAHAQAVAATVIAGERDGCASHGLYRILGCVNSLRAGKVSADAEPRVIDQAPSIVRVDAGGGFSQLAFQAGLPLLEEKTRANGIAALAINHCVHFSALWVEIEQLTAAGLVALACNPSHAWVAPAGGREPVFGTNPIAFGWPRAGQDPFVFDFATSAIARGDIELHRRAGKAIPEGWGVDAEGRPSTDASVVLDGGAMLTFGGHKGSALAAMVELIAGPLIGDLTSAESQAYDAGSKSSPYHGELIIALDPRRFLREATEEHLARAEVLFQGIEGQGARLPSQRRYAARARSVVEGVQIPEALYNDLKVLLT from the coding sequence ATGATCCGACTGACCCTGATCGAAGCCCGTGAGCTGGCCGAATCGATCCTGTTGCACAACGGTTTTAACCTGGCCCATGCGCAAGCGGTGGCGGCGACGGTGATCGCCGGCGAGCGCGATGGCTGTGCCTCCCACGGTTTGTACCGGATTTTGGGCTGCGTGAATTCCCTGCGAGCCGGCAAGGTGTCGGCCGATGCCGAGCCGCGAGTGATCGACCAGGCGCCGTCGATTGTGCGGGTGGATGCCGGTGGAGGTTTTTCGCAGTTGGCGTTCCAGGCGGGTCTGCCGTTACTGGAGGAGAAAACCCGGGCCAACGGGATTGCGGCGTTGGCGATCAATCATTGTGTGCATTTCTCGGCGCTATGGGTGGAGATCGAGCAGTTGACCGCCGCCGGGCTGGTGGCGCTGGCGTGTAATCCGAGCCATGCCTGGGTGGCGCCGGCCGGGGGACGTGAGCCGGTGTTCGGCACCAATCCTATAGCCTTTGGCTGGCCGCGGGCGGGGCAGGATCCGTTTGTGTTCGACTTCGCCACCAGTGCGATTGCCCGTGGCGATATCGAGTTGCATCGGCGTGCCGGCAAGGCGATTCCCGAGGGCTGGGGCGTGGACGCCGAGGGGCGGCCGAGCACCGATGCCAGCGTGGTGCTCGACGGCGGCGCGATGCTGACGTTCGGTGGGCACAAGGGCTCGGCGCTGGCGGCAATGGTGGAGTTGATCGCCGGGCCTTTGATCGGTGATTTGACCAGTGCCGAGTCGCAGGCCTACGACGCGGGTAGCAAGTCGTCGCCGTACCACGGCGAGTTGATCATCGCGCTGGACCCGCGGCGTTTTCTGCGGGAAGCCACCGAGGAACATTTGGCTCGGGCCGAGGTGTTGTTTCAGGGCATTGAAGGGCAGGGCGCGCGCTTGCCGTCGCAACGGCGTTATGCGGCGCGGGCACGCAGTGTGGTGGAGGGCGTGCAGATTCCCGAGGCCTTATACAACGACCTGAAAGTGCTGCTGACCTGA
- a CDS encoding carotenoid oxygenase family protein, with the protein MTHPFPQTPEFSGALYAPSRVEAEVFDLEVEGTLPASIRGAFYQVAPDPQYPPMLGNDIFFNGDGMVSAFNFADGKVSIRRRYVKTDRLMAQRGEGRSLNGVYRNVFTNDPLAAKNNTTANTSVVAHNGVLLALKEDALPWAMDLETLETLGEWSFDGQIESATFTAHPKLDPVTGNLLAFSYEAKGDGTPDLAYFELSPDGKLLHQIWFQAPYAAMVHDFAVTEHYVVFPLIPLTVDVERMKNGGQHFQWQPDLPQLFAVVPRNGHAEDVRWFKGPKDGFQGHTLNAFDEDDKVYVDMPVTGGNIFYFFPQADGYVPPPETLAASLMRWTFDLTSTQDDIQPQPLTDYPCEFPRCDDRYIGRKYEHGFVLAFDPERPYNPANGPIPFQFFNLLARVNLNTGATDAWFPGDSGCFQEPIFIPRAPDAQEADGYVVALLNLIAEGRSELVVLDSRDMASGPIARIKVPFRLRMSLHGCWVPSKK; encoded by the coding sequence ATGACCCATCCGTTTCCCCAAACCCCTGAGTTTTCCGGCGCACTCTATGCACCCAGCCGCGTAGAAGCAGAGGTGTTCGACCTGGAGGTTGAAGGCACCCTTCCGGCCTCGATCCGTGGAGCTTTCTATCAAGTCGCGCCAGACCCGCAATACCCGCCGATGCTGGGCAACGATATTTTCTTCAACGGCGACGGGATGGTCAGCGCGTTTAACTTTGCCGATGGCAAGGTATCGATACGACGTCGCTACGTAAAAACCGACCGCTTGATGGCTCAGCGCGGTGAAGGTCGCTCGCTCAATGGCGTCTATCGCAACGTTTTCACCAATGATCCTCTGGCAGCGAAAAACAATACGACTGCCAATACCAGCGTTGTCGCTCATAACGGTGTATTGCTTGCACTCAAAGAGGATGCCCTGCCCTGGGCAATGGATCTCGAAACCCTGGAAACCCTCGGCGAATGGAGTTTTGACGGGCAGATCGAATCAGCGACGTTCACCGCCCACCCCAAGCTCGACCCGGTAACTGGAAACCTCTTGGCCTTCAGCTACGAAGCCAAAGGTGACGGCACGCCCGACCTGGCCTATTTCGAACTGTCGCCCGACGGCAAACTGCTGCACCAAATCTGGTTCCAGGCGCCTTACGCGGCCATGGTTCATGACTTTGCGGTAACTGAACACTACGTGGTGTTCCCGCTGATTCCGTTGACGGTCGACGTCGAGCGTATGAAAAACGGCGGCCAGCATTTCCAATGGCAACCTGATCTGCCTCAGCTCTTCGCCGTCGTACCCCGCAATGGGCACGCGGAGGACGTTCGTTGGTTCAAGGGCCCCAAGGACGGTTTCCAGGGCCATACGCTCAACGCATTCGATGAGGACGACAAGGTTTACGTGGACATGCCGGTCACCGGCGGGAACATCTTTTACTTCTTTCCTCAGGCCGACGGTTATGTCCCGCCACCTGAAACGCTGGCTGCCAGCCTGATGCGCTGGACCTTCGATCTCACCAGCACCCAGGACGATATTCAACCGCAGCCGTTGACGGATTACCCCTGCGAATTCCCGAGGTGCGATGACCGCTACATCGGCCGAAAATACGAGCACGGTTTTGTACTCGCGTTCGATCCAGAGCGCCCGTATAACCCGGCGAATGGGCCGATACCGTTTCAATTCTTCAATCTGCTGGCTCGTGTAAACCTCAATACAGGAGCCACCGACGCCTGGTTTCCCGGTGACAGCGGGTGCTTCCAGGAACCCATTTTCATTCCACGCGCCCCTGATGCACAGGAAGCGGATGGTTATGTCGTCGCCCTGCTCAATCTCATCGCAGAAGGCCGTAGTGAGCTCGTCGTACTGGACTCTCGTGACATGGCGAGTGGCCCCATTGCGCGAATCAAAGTGCCGTTCCGGCTGCGCATGTCGCTGCATGGTTGCTGGGTGCCGAGTAAAAAATGA
- the ydiJ gene encoding D-2-hydroxyglutarate dehydrogenase YdiJ, with product MIARLSPPDSQKTTYDAFLNALQGAGFQGEIARNYGDRTVLATDNSIYQRLPQAAVFPLDAQDVEILSRLVSHPEHSAVVLTPRGGGTGTNGQSLTEGVVVDLSRHLNKILDINVEERWVRVQSGVVKDQLNAALKPYGLFFAPELSTSNRATIGGMINTDASGQGSCTYGKTRDHVLELSTVLLGGHRLTSSAVDPEHLPALTGRKDRVGAVYKCAVEIADTHADLIETTFPKLNRCLTGYDLAHLRESDGRFNLNSVLCGSEGSLGFIVEAKLNVLPIPKYSILVNVRYAGFMDALRDAKALMAMKPLSIETVDSKVLMLAMNDIVWHGVAEYFPENPDTPTLGINLIEFSGDDEEVVQQSVHEFVLHLQRDTSVVRLGHTLAIGADALKRVYAMRKRAVGLLGNVKGEARPQPFVEDTAVPPENLADFIQEFRALLDSHDLQYGMFGHVDAGVLHVRPILDMKDPAQAALIRPISDAVAALTQKHGGLLWGEHGKGLRSQYVPDYFGDLYPALQALKAAFDPHNQLNPGKIATPKTVPGARLTRVDEVTLRGDLDRTIDERVWQSYDTAVHCNGNGACYNFDPDDAMCPSWKATRNRIHSPKGRASLIREWLRLQGEQGVDVLEASDRVRLSAGSQSVARRAVNSLAQKLGQPDFSHEVYEAMSGCLACKSCAGQCPVKVNVPEFRSRFLELYHSRYLRPLKDYLIGSLEYTVPYIARMPRLYNVVMSARPVRWVLERAAGMVDSPLLSLVDFAAVCRRWNLEVATPQRLAALSDEQRGKSVILVQDAFTRFFETPLLVDWVELISRLGYKVYLAPYAPNGKPLQVQGFLKAFEKAASFNGQSLLSLQQYQIPLVGLDPAMTLVYRQEYAKTLKDGQAPLVMLAQEWLINALPEGGVAKEGEPYHFLPHCTEKTNEPGSIGQWQKIFERMGLTLQVPASGCCGMSGTYGHEARNAKTSDTIYGQSWKPLIQKFNQSGRVVADGYSCRSQVKRQEGATVLHPLQVLLARVISSEAGAQ from the coding sequence ATGATTGCCCGGTTATCGCCTCCTGATTCCCAGAAAACGACCTATGACGCGTTTCTGAACGCGCTCCAGGGGGCGGGGTTTCAAGGAGAGATTGCCCGCAACTATGGCGACCGAACGGTACTGGCCACCGACAACTCCATTTACCAGCGTCTGCCGCAAGCGGCGGTGTTTCCTCTGGATGCGCAGGACGTGGAGATTTTGTCGCGGCTGGTCAGTCATCCAGAACACAGTGCGGTGGTGCTCACGCCCCGGGGTGGAGGCACCGGCACCAACGGGCAATCGCTCACTGAGGGCGTGGTGGTCGACCTGTCCCGCCATTTGAACAAGATTCTCGACATCAATGTTGAGGAGCGCTGGGTCAGAGTACAGAGCGGTGTGGTCAAGGATCAGCTGAATGCCGCACTCAAACCTTACGGCTTGTTCTTTGCCCCTGAACTCTCGACGTCGAATCGCGCGACCATCGGCGGCATGATCAACACCGATGCGAGTGGTCAGGGCAGCTGCACCTATGGCAAGACTCGCGATCATGTTCTCGAGCTTTCGACGGTGTTGCTTGGCGGTCATCGTCTCACCAGCTCAGCGGTCGACCCCGAACATTTGCCCGCCCTGACCGGACGCAAGGACCGGGTGGGCGCGGTCTACAAGTGCGCAGTGGAGATCGCCGATACCCACGCTGATCTGATCGAAACCACCTTCCCCAAACTCAATCGCTGCCTGACCGGGTATGACCTGGCGCATCTGCGCGAATCAGATGGACGCTTCAACCTGAACAGCGTGCTTTGCGGCTCTGAAGGCTCGCTTGGGTTCATCGTTGAGGCAAAACTGAACGTCCTGCCCATCCCCAAATATTCGATCCTGGTTAACGTGCGTTACGCCGGATTCATGGATGCCTTGCGCGATGCCAAGGCGTTGATGGCCATGAAGCCTCTGTCGATCGAGACCGTGGATTCCAAAGTGCTGATGCTGGCGATGAACGATATCGTCTGGCACGGCGTCGCAGAGTATTTCCCTGAAAACCCTGACACACCGACCCTCGGGATCAACCTGATTGAATTCAGCGGTGATGATGAAGAGGTCGTGCAGCAAAGCGTTCACGAATTTGTCCTGCACCTGCAGCGCGATACTTCGGTCGTGCGGTTGGGCCACACGCTGGCGATCGGCGCCGATGCACTCAAGCGTGTTTATGCGATGCGCAAGCGAGCGGTCGGGTTGCTGGGCAATGTCAAAGGCGAGGCCAGGCCGCAGCCATTTGTCGAAGACACCGCCGTTCCGCCGGAAAACCTCGCTGACTTCATCCAGGAGTTTCGCGCACTGCTGGATAGCCATGACCTGCAGTACGGCATGTTCGGCCACGTCGACGCCGGTGTGCTGCATGTGCGCCCGATCCTCGACATGAAAGACCCTGCCCAGGCGGCCCTGATCCGCCCGATCTCCGATGCAGTCGCGGCCTTGACGCAAAAACATGGCGGTTTGTTGTGGGGCGAGCACGGCAAGGGCTTGCGGTCGCAGTATGTGCCGGATTACTTCGGTGATTTGTACCCTGCGCTGCAAGCACTCAAGGCCGCCTTCGATCCACACAATCAACTCAATCCAGGCAAGATCGCAACGCCGAAAACCGTGCCTGGCGCTCGACTGACACGCGTCGACGAAGTGACATTACGCGGCGACCTGGACCGGACAATCGATGAGCGTGTCTGGCAAAGCTATGACACCGCTGTTCACTGCAATGGCAATGGCGCGTGCTACAACTTCGATCCTGATGACGCCATGTGCCCCTCCTGGAAGGCGACGCGTAATCGTATCCACTCTCCCAAAGGCCGAGCATCACTGATACGTGAATGGCTGAGGTTGCAGGGCGAGCAGGGTGTTGATGTGCTGGAGGCAAGCGATCGCGTTCGTTTGTCCGCCGGGTCGCAAAGCGTTGCCCGCCGGGCCGTTAACAGCCTTGCACAAAAGCTGGGGCAGCCAGACTTTTCCCATGAAGTCTACGAAGCGATGAGCGGTTGCCTGGCCTGTAAATCATGCGCCGGCCAATGTCCGGTCAAAGTGAATGTACCGGAGTTCCGATCGCGCTTTCTTGAGCTGTATCACAGTCGCTATCTGCGCCCGCTCAAGGACTACCTGATCGGCTCGTTGGAATACACGGTGCCTTACATCGCCAGGATGCCGCGCCTCTACAACGTCGTGATGAGTGCTCGACCGGTTCGCTGGGTACTCGAACGAGCCGCCGGGATGGTCGATAGCCCGCTACTCAGCCTGGTGGATTTTGCTGCCGTTTGCCGACGTTGGAACCTGGAGGTGGCGACACCTCAGCGCCTGGCTGCCCTTTCAGATGAGCAGCGTGGCAAAAGCGTCATTCTCGTTCAGGACGCCTTTACTCGCTTTTTCGAAACTCCGTTGCTCGTTGACTGGGTGGAGCTGATCTCAAGACTCGGTTACAAGGTCTACCTGGCGCCGTACGCGCCGAACGGCAAACCACTTCAGGTGCAGGGCTTCCTCAAGGCCTTTGAGAAGGCTGCCAGTTTCAATGGGCAGTCTTTGCTGAGTCTTCAGCAGTACCAGATTCCACTGGTGGGGCTCGATCCCGCGATGACTCTGGTTTATCGACAGGAGTACGCCAAGACATTGAAAGACGGCCAGGCTCCTCTCGTGATGCTTGCGCAGGAGTGGCTGATCAATGCGCTGCCCGAGGGTGGAGTGGCGAAGGAGGGCGAGCCTTATCACTTCCTGCCGCACTGCACGGAAAAAACCAATGAACCAGGCAGCATCGGCCAATGGCAGAAGATCTTCGAACGTATGGGCCTGACGCTTCAGGTGCCAGCAAGCGGCTGCTGCGGGATGTCGGGTACCTACGGACATGAGGCGCGAAACGCCAAAACGTCGGACACGATCTATGGGCAATCCTGGAAGCCGCTCATTCAAAAGTTCAACCAATCGGGGCGAGTCGTTGCCGATGGCTATTCTTGTCGCAGCCAGGTCAAGCGTCAGGAAGGCGCGACGGTGCTCCATCCTCTGCAAGTTTTATTGGCTCGGGTGATTTCCTCAGAAGCGGGTGCTCAATGA
- a CDS encoding SphA family protein codes for MSLKKSLPACLALSFASFAALAADGPPPPSVSEPSGINLGGTSFYDGFAGPPGLSHLTYLKFSTARSIRDNAGKDNGAFDNPKINVISLINQLSYYSPDTIGGGAHLGWSLLVPIISLDGDFGDHGAKLQDNGTGLGDVTVGPQIQFDPIVDAHGRPVFVQRLAFDTILPTGKYDKHKDLNQSSNYLSLNPYWAATWMPAPRWEVSWRLHYLYNFKNKDPASSSTQLFEGQPVRDTQAGQSAWANFTASYEVIPNVSLGINGYYFKQISDDKVNGDRLSNSREKVLGIGPGLFWKISDGQGFWLNTYKETGVENRAQTDYAVQIRYAHTF; via the coding sequence ATGAGCCTGAAAAAATCCCTGCCAGCCTGCCTGGCACTCAGCTTCGCATCGTTTGCCGCACTCGCAGCAGATGGCCCTCCACCACCGTCGGTGAGTGAACCCAGCGGTATCAACCTGGGCGGCACCAGTTTCTACGACGGTTTCGCGGGGCCGCCCGGTCTATCCCATCTGACCTATCTGAAATTCAGCACCGCGCGCAGCATCAGGGACAATGCAGGCAAGGATAATGGCGCCTTCGACAACCCGAAGATCAACGTCATCTCGCTGATCAATCAGCTGAGCTATTACTCACCCGACACCATCGGCGGCGGTGCACACCTGGGCTGGAGCCTATTGGTGCCGATCATCTCCCTGGATGGTGACTTTGGCGACCACGGTGCCAAGCTCCAGGATAACGGCACGGGCCTTGGTGATGTCACGGTAGGGCCGCAGATCCAGTTCGACCCGATCGTCGACGCCCACGGCAGGCCCGTTTTTGTGCAGCGCCTGGCCTTCGACACCATCCTTCCAACCGGCAAATACGATAAACACAAGGACCTGAACCAAAGCTCCAATTACTTATCTCTGAACCCCTACTGGGCAGCGACCTGGATGCCGGCGCCTCGTTGGGAGGTGAGCTGGAGGCTGCATTACCTGTACAACTTCAAGAACAAGGATCCCGCGAGCAGCTCGACGCAACTTTTCGAGGGCCAGCCTGTGCGCGACACCCAGGCAGGACAATCGGCGTGGGCCAACTTCACGGCCTCGTATGAAGTGATCCCCAACGTATCGCTCGGGATCAACGGGTACTACTTCAAGCAAATATCAGACGATAAGGTCAACGGGGACCGGCTGAGCAACTCTCGGGAAAAGGTGTTGGGCATCGGCCCGGGCCTGTTCTGGAAAATCAGCGATGGCCAGGGCTTCTGGCTGAACACCTATAAAGAGACTGGCGTCGAGAACCGCGCGCAAACGGATTACGCCGTCCAGATCCGATACGCCCACACATTCTGA
- a CDS encoding MFS transporter: MNALDAINSKKSLAAICLMMVISLGTLQIQPILGGAFIDQLGLPLNAIGAIFAAELIAMAVACGACAMLMASVDRRRFALIALLMLVLGNLASAQLHSQGLLLICRMICGVSGGAVMAVVYATAALRTSKDSTFAVINIGNLLWGMLLVSSMPLILKSYGVAGAFYLLAIASALAIAGYWRVPRNYPEAHRAASGSVRPFGLTSILLLMLFALLFFGHSALWVYQERIGKSIGLEPQQIGGILGGSILAGALGAALAGLIGRRLGLLVPQLLSFGTALIATLIMVYGDTPVAFAVTACLIHAVWFFSLPYLLSMAAELDSSGRLAGLGNAAIFVGQGLGPFGAALVVGEGHFRAVGWLAASAYLTALVISCLLVMRFRRDTKTCAGALSPQSA; encoded by the coding sequence ATGAACGCGCTCGACGCCATTAACAGCAAAAAATCATTGGCCGCTATCTGCCTGATGATGGTCATTTCCTTAGGGACGCTGCAAATCCAGCCTATTCTGGGCGGTGCCTTTATCGACCAACTCGGCTTGCCGCTGAATGCCATCGGTGCCATTTTTGCCGCAGAACTGATTGCGATGGCAGTCGCCTGCGGCGCTTGCGCCATGTTGATGGCCAGCGTCGACCGGCGTCGCTTTGCCCTGATTGCCTTGCTGATGCTGGTACTCGGCAATCTGGCCAGTGCTCAGTTGCACAGCCAGGGGCTGCTACTGATCTGCCGGATGATTTGCGGGGTGAGCGGTGGCGCGGTCATGGCCGTTGTCTACGCCACGGCAGCCCTGCGCACATCCAAGGATTCGACATTCGCGGTGATCAATATCGGCAACCTGCTGTGGGGCATGCTGCTTGTGAGTTCCATGCCGCTGATTCTGAAATCCTACGGTGTGGCCGGGGCGTTTTATCTCTTGGCCATCGCCAGCGCCCTGGCGATCGCCGGTTACTGGAGAGTGCCGAGGAACTACCCTGAGGCACATCGTGCGGCGAGCGGCTCGGTCCGGCCTTTCGGGCTCACGTCCATCTTGCTGCTGATGCTTTTTGCACTGCTGTTTTTTGGCCACTCCGCGCTGTGGGTTTATCAAGAGCGCATCGGCAAAAGCATTGGCCTGGAGCCTCAACAGATCGGCGGGATACTGGGGGGCAGCATCCTTGCCGGTGCCCTTGGCGCGGCACTGGCCGGACTTATCGGCAGGCGTCTCGGGTTGCTGGTTCCGCAACTGCTGAGCTTCGGCACGGCGCTGATTGCGACACTGATCATGGTCTACGGCGATACCCCTGTCGCTTTTGCAGTCACTGCCTGCCTGATCCATGCCGTGTGGTTTTTCAGCCTGCCTTATCTGCTGTCCATGGCGGCCGAACTGGACTCATCCGGCCGACTGGCCGGGCTGGGTAACGCCGCGATTTTCGTCGGCCAGGGCCTAGGCCCGTTTGGCGCAGCACTCGTGGTGGGTGAGGGACACTTCCGCGCCGTCGGGTGGTTGGCGGCTTCTGCCTATCTGACCGCCTTGGTGATTTCGTGTCTGCTGGTTATGCGCTTTCGTCGTGACACGAAGACTTGCGCAGGCGCACTGTCGCCTCAGTCGGCTTGA
- a CDS encoding fumarylacetoacetate hydrolase family protein, with translation MKLASFMVQGRSTYGVVDGEHIIDLESVKQTFGTDLKQAIANNRLAELTHDILASLPRLPLAEVTFLPVIPNPGKVLCIGINYATHVRETGREMPTYPMIFTRFADSQTAHLQPIVRPKASHKLDFEGELAVVIGKPARHVKQADALDYVAGYACYNDGSVRDWQKHTIQFVPGKNFPGTGGFGPWLVTRDEIGDPQDLELTTRLNGEVMQHTSTSDMIFDVRKLIEYCSTFTELAPGDVIVSGTTGGVGAFREPPVWMKPGDEVEIEISRIGILRNSIVDEQ, from the coding sequence ATGAAACTCGCGAGCTTTATGGTTCAAGGCCGTAGCACCTATGGCGTCGTCGATGGCGAGCACATCATCGATCTGGAGTCGGTCAAGCAGACCTTCGGCACCGACCTCAAACAAGCCATCGCCAACAATCGCCTGGCCGAGCTGACCCACGACATCCTGGCGAGTCTGCCGCGCTTGCCTCTGGCTGAAGTGACCTTTCTGCCCGTTATCCCGAACCCGGGAAAAGTGCTGTGCATTGGCATCAACTACGCCACACATGTGCGTGAAACCGGTCGCGAGATGCCGACCTACCCAATGATTTTCACCCGTTTCGCCGACAGCCAGACCGCCCACCTGCAACCCATCGTTCGTCCAAAGGCCTCGCACAAGCTCGATTTTGAAGGCGAGTTGGCGGTGGTGATCGGCAAGCCGGCGCGTCACGTCAAGCAAGCCGACGCGCTGGACTATGTCGCCGGTTACGCCTGCTACAACGACGGCAGTGTTCGCGACTGGCAGAAGCACACCATTCAGTTCGTACCGGGCAAGAACTTCCCCGGTACCGGCGGCTTTGGCCCTTGGCTGGTCACCCGGGACGAGATTGGTGACCCGCAGGACCTGGAACTGACCACCCGCCTCAATGGCGAAGTGATGCAACACACCAGCACCAGCGACATGATTTTCGATGTGCGCAAGCTGATCGAATATTGCTCCACCTTCACCGAACTGGCTCCCGGTGACGTGATTGTCAGCGGCACCACCGGTGGCGTCGGCGCATTCCGCGAACCACCGGTATGGATGAAACCGGGCGATGAAGTCGAAATCGAGATTTCGCGAATCGGCATCCTGCGCAACAGCATCGTCGACGAGCAGTAA